In Flavobacterium endoglycinae, one DNA window encodes the following:
- a CDS encoding efflux RND transporter periplasmic adaptor subunit, whose amino-acid sequence MDKVIPRKNRKFRYLSIAIGVFLVLAVIVFFSFNSKRTLNVKADELSIQKVEKAYFEDFVVFQAKVEPLNVMLVNVTEGGSVKEIFVENGAMVTKGQSLARLYNPNTELNYLTQETAIIEQINNLNTGKLNIRNQELNLTKDLVLIEHDYNDAKRLYDVNAKLFAKDVISKNDWNTFKESLRFQEERRKTIQQSIQKEKQSNQVQISQINHSIQTMEKSLDILRNNKKNFLITAPASGRLTSFEPVLGKTFQAGESIGKIDSKQGYKLAANVDEFYLEKIREGLKGQVEFKGKTLEVIVTKVIPEVKNGHFIVELAFASKEDITLQDGLSFGVKLVLSEKNKILVLPKGIFSQETAGKWIFVVKGNKGEKRFIKLGRENPSYYEVLEGLKEGESVVISSYSDYKDIEELSIQ is encoded by the coding sequence ATGGACAAGGTAATTCCTCGTAAAAATAGAAAATTTAGATATCTCTCAATAGCAATTGGAGTTTTTTTAGTTTTGGCTGTCATTGTATTTTTTTCTTTTAATTCAAAAAGAACTTTAAATGTAAAAGCTGATGAACTATCTATTCAAAAAGTAGAAAAAGCATATTTTGAAGATTTTGTTGTTTTTCAAGCCAAAGTCGAACCTCTAAATGTTATGCTGGTAAATGTTACAGAAGGAGGATCTGTAAAAGAGATTTTTGTCGAAAATGGCGCTATGGTTACCAAAGGACAATCTTTGGCTCGTTTGTACAACCCCAACACAGAATTGAATTACCTGACTCAGGAAACTGCCATTATTGAACAAATCAACAATTTAAATACTGGAAAATTAAACATTAGAAATCAGGAATTGAATTTAACCAAAGATTTGGTTTTGATCGAACATGATTATAACGATGCTAAAAGATTGTATGATGTAAACGCTAAATTGTTTGCTAAAGATGTGATTTCAAAAAACGACTGGAATACTTTTAAAGAAAGTCTTCGTTTTCAAGAAGAGCGTCGAAAAACGATTCAGCAGAGCATTCAAAAAGAAAAACAATCGAATCAGGTTCAGATTTCACAAATTAACCATTCTATCCAAACTATGGAAAAAAGTCTTGATATTTTAAGAAACAATAAAAAGAATTTCTTGATTACAGCTCCAGCATCGGGTCGATTGACTTCTTTTGAACCTGTTTTAGGAAAAACATTTCAAGCGGGTGAAAGCATCGGAAAAATCGATTCTAAACAAGGTTATAAATTAGCTGCAAATGTGGATGAGTTTTATCTAGAAAAAATTCGCGAAGGTTTAAAAGGCCAAGTTGAATTTAAAGGAAAAACACTTGAGGTAATTGTAACCAAAGTAATTCCAGAAGTTAAAAACGGACATTTTATTGTCGAACTGGCTTTTGCTTCTAAAGAAGATATTACGCTGCAGGATGGTTTAAGCTTTGGAGTAAAACTGGTATTATCTGAGAAAAACAAAATTTTAGTACTTCCAAAGGGTATTTTCAGTCAGGAAACTGCCGGAAAATGGATCTTTGTAGTGAAAGGAAATAAAGGAGAAAAGCGTTTCATAAAATTAGGTCGAGAAAATCCATCGTATTATGAAGTTCTAGAAGGTTTGAAAGAAGGAGAATCGGTAGTGATTTCATCTTATTCGGATTATAAAGATATTGAAGAGCTTTCTATTCAGTGA
- a CDS encoding sensor histidine kinase, whose product MKNWKFYNALFVRVLFVMILFFFCVFLIYKTFYYNALLVGFFVFMMLAEMYFYVKNQLQFYDRTLLSILQNDFSTNFPEENKKDNFQSLYLLYETLKERQQEQTSKELIYRSLLNNIDTAALILEKENEEWGVFLMNDCFSDLFKVPKISHWKYLKNYLPSLCHEIEKEDFSELKSAISIKIEEQDLQTFMLQTSKTKTYNKEYFIILLDSIQRVIEKKEKEAWINLMKIISHELMNSLTPIRALSQNLLHIVDQEKLEEDDFEDIKGSISTIINRSDHLQVFVENYRKLAMLPTPAKQMVPINALFEDCLRVMSPILKAENIELINEIHSSRSIMIDKNQMEQVIINLITNSIYALKEKSEKKLYVSSHTENNRFFITISDNGKGIDPEIQDKVFLPFFTTRKDGAGIGLTLSKNIIEAHGGYLSYQTDEDKTSFIICLI is encoded by the coding sequence ATGAAAAACTGGAAATTTTATAACGCATTATTTGTTAGAGTTTTATTTGTAATGATACTCTTTTTTTTCTGCGTTTTCCTGATATATAAAACATTTTACTACAACGCCCTTTTGGTTGGTTTTTTCGTTTTTATGATGCTGGCCGAAATGTATTTTTATGTCAAAAACCAGCTTCAGTTTTACGATCGTACATTACTTTCGATTCTGCAGAACGATTTTTCGACGAATTTTCCAGAAGAAAATAAAAAAGACAATTTCCAGAGTTTGTATCTTTTATACGAAACGCTGAAAGAAAGACAGCAGGAACAAACTTCAAAAGAATTGATCTATCGTTCGCTTTTGAACAATATTGATACAGCTGCTTTGATTCTTGAAAAAGAAAATGAAGAATGGGGTGTTTTTTTAATGAATGACTGCTTTTCGGATTTGTTTAAAGTGCCGAAAATCAGCCATTGGAAATACCTTAAAAATTATCTGCCTTCGCTTTGTCATGAAATAGAGAAAGAAGATTTCAGCGAATTAAAATCAGCGATTTCGATTAAAATTGAAGAACAAGATCTCCAGACTTTTATGCTTCAAACGTCTAAAACAAAAACGTATAACAAAGAATATTTTATCATTTTATTGGATAGTATTCAGCGTGTGATCGAGAAAAAAGAAAAAGAAGCCTGGATAAACCTGATGAAAATTATTTCGCATGAATTGATGAATTCCTTAACGCCTATTCGCGCGCTTTCGCAGAATTTACTTCACATTGTCGATCAGGAAAAGTTAGAAGAAGACGATTTTGAAGATATAAAAGGAAGTATTTCGACCATTATCAATAGAAGTGATCACTTACAGGTTTTCGTAGAAAATTACCGTAAACTGGCGATGCTGCCCACACCAGCCAAACAAATGGTTCCGATAAATGCTCTTTTTGAAGATTGTCTTCGAGTGATGAGTCCAATCTTAAAAGCCGAAAATATCGAATTGATAAACGAAATTCACAGTTCAAGATCGATAATGATTGATAAAAATCAAATGGAGCAGGTGATTATCAATTTGATTACCAACAGCATTTATGCCTTAAAAGAAAAGTCAGAAAAGAAATTATATGTGTCAAGTCATACTGAAAACAATCGTTTTTTCATTACGATTTCAGACAACGGAAAAGGAATCGATCCGGAGATTCAAGACAAAGTATTTCTTCCGTTTTTCACCACCAGAAAAGATGGCGCAGGAATTGGTTTAACGCTTTCTAAAAACATCATCGAAGCGCATGGTGGTTATTTAAGCTACCAAACCGATGAAGATAAAACTAGTTTTATAATTTGTTTAATCTAG
- a CDS encoding sigma-54-dependent transcriptional regulator, whose translation MRKKQAQILIVDDQEEILFSAKMILKKHFETIFTANSPKNIISALTENEINVVLLDMNYRIGFEDGREGIHWLKEIKTLSPNTIVILMTAFGKIETAVEGIKIGAFDYVLKPWNNEKLLETIDKAVAESRKNNKKTVVENTERRYFTGTSQKIKQAYAIAEKVAKTDANVLILGENGTGKYVFAEFIHQNSERKNQPFVHVDLGSLSENLFESELFGYTKGAFTDAKTDTAGRFEAAQNGTIFLDEIGNIPLHLQSKLLHVLQTKTVTRLGESKARPLNVRIVSATNNDIKAEVKNKTFREDLLYRINTMDINLPPLRERKEDIVPMANFILKQVAQKYNQENWQFDDNVAPYLERYPWKGNVREMENKIERALILADNNTISVTDLNILDFEDIQENDDNPLSEMEKTAIEKALLKHHGNISKTAEELGLSRAALYRRIEKYDLKN comes from the coding sequence ATGAGAAAAAAGCAGGCCCAAATATTAATTGTCGACGATCAGGAAGAAATCCTTTTTTCGGCAAAAATGATTCTCAAGAAACATTTCGAAACCATTTTTACAGCAAACAGTCCTAAAAATATTATTTCGGCATTGACCGAAAATGAAATCAATGTGGTTTTATTGGATATGAATTACAGAATTGGTTTTGAAGATGGGAGAGAAGGGATTCACTGGCTGAAAGAAATTAAAACGCTTTCGCCTAATACAATAGTTATTTTAATGACCGCTTTTGGTAAAATCGAAACGGCAGTTGAAGGAATTAAAATTGGTGCTTTTGATTATGTTTTGAAACCTTGGAATAACGAAAAACTACTGGAAACCATAGATAAGGCTGTCGCCGAAAGCAGGAAAAACAATAAAAAAACTGTGGTTGAAAATACCGAAAGAAGGTATTTTACAGGAACTTCACAAAAAATAAAACAAGCATACGCCATTGCCGAAAAAGTGGCTAAAACGGATGCAAATGTTTTGATTTTAGGTGAAAACGGAACCGGAAAATATGTTTTTGCCGAATTTATTCATCAGAATTCAGAAAGAAAAAATCAGCCTTTTGTACATGTTGATTTAGGTTCTTTAAGTGAAAATTTATTCGAAAGCGAACTTTTTGGCTACACAAAAGGAGCTTTTACCGATGCAAAAACCGATACTGCCGGAAGATTCGAAGCCGCGCAAAACGGAACGATTTTTTTAGATGAAATAGGAAATATTCCGCTTCATCTTCAATCGAAATTATTACATGTATTGCAGACTAAAACGGTGACACGTTTGGGCGAAAGCAAAGCTAGACCTTTGAATGTCAGAATCGTTTCGGCAACTAATAATGACATTAAAGCAGAGGTAAAAAACAAAACTTTTAGAGAAGATTTACTGTATCGCATTAATACAATGGATATTAATCTGCCGCCTTTACGAGAACGAAAAGAAGATATTGTTCCAATGGCAAATTTTATCCTCAAACAAGTTGCTCAAAAATACAATCAGGAAAATTGGCAGTTTGATGATAATGTAGCGCCTTATTTAGAACGTTATCCGTGGAAAGGAAATGTGCGTGAAATGGAAAATAAAATCGAACGCGCTTTAATTCTGGCGGATAACAATACAATTTCTGTAACGGATTTGAATATTCTTGATTTTGAAGATATTCAAGAAAATGATGATAATCCATTGTCTGAAATGGAAAAAACTGCCATTGAAAAAGCACTTTTAAAACACCACGGCAATATTAGTAAAACAGCCGAAGAACTTGGATTATCAAGAGCTGCTTTGTACAGAAGAATTGAAAAATACGATTTGAAGAATTAA